A single genomic interval of Hyphomicrobium methylovorum harbors:
- the thiC gene encoding phosphomethylpyrimidine synthase ThiC: MNLHNKGIQVAGVTTGPLPASAKCYVTPAAAPDLKVPLREIALSETSGEGPFRVYDSSGPYTDASATIDVDRGLPRPRDAWVRERGGVEPYEGRTIRPEDNGNVSSTHAARVFPVTHQPLRATVSPLSAEQSGSASPLTQFEYARAGIITKEMIFVAERENLGRQMALERAKHALTDGESFGAEIPEHITPEFVRSEIARGRAIIPANINHGELEPMIIGRNFLVKINANIGNSAVSSSVEEEIEKMVWAIRWGADTVMDLSTGRNIHTTREWIIRNSPVPIGTVPIYQALEKCGGDPIALTWELYRDTLIEQCEQGVDYFTIHAGVRLPFVPLTANRVTGIVSRGGSIMAKWCLAHHRESFLYEHFEDICDIMRAYDVSFSLGDGLRPGSIADANDRAQFAELETLGELTEIAWRKGCQVMIEGPGHVPMHKIKVNMEKQLAACGEAPFYTLGPLTTDIAPGYDHITSGIGAAMIGWFGCSMLCYVTPKEHLGLPNRDDVKTGVITYKIAAHAADLAKGHPAAQLRDDALSRARFDFRWQDQFNLSLDPDTAVAFHDETLPKDAHKVAHFCSMCGPKFCSMKITQDVRDYAARLDEAGVEIAEETTVVDPDADAARQAGMKEMSTRFKELGGDIYIDPRKS; this comes from the coding sequence ATGAACCTCCACAACAAAGGCATCCAGGTAGCGGGCGTCACGACAGGCCCCCTCCCCGCGTCGGCAAAGTGCTATGTCACTCCAGCAGCCGCACCTGATCTGAAAGTACCGCTGCGCGAGATCGCACTTTCGGAAACATCCGGCGAAGGCCCATTCCGCGTCTACGATTCATCGGGCCCATATACCGACGCGTCTGCAACGATCGATGTTGATCGCGGCTTGCCGCGTCCGCGCGATGCTTGGGTCAGGGAACGCGGCGGCGTTGAACCTTACGAAGGCCGAACGATCCGGCCGGAAGACAACGGCAACGTTTCAAGCACGCACGCCGCACGGGTTTTCCCCGTCACGCATCAGCCATTGCGCGCAACAGTCTCCCCTCTGTCCGCCGAGCAATCGGGAAGCGCGTCCCCGCTCACGCAATTCGAATACGCACGTGCTGGCATCATCACGAAGGAAATGATCTTCGTCGCAGAGCGCGAGAACCTTGGCCGCCAGATGGCGCTGGAGCGCGCGAAGCATGCGCTCACCGATGGCGAGAGCTTCGGCGCCGAAATTCCGGAGCACATCACGCCCGAATTCGTGCGTTCGGAAATCGCACGCGGCCGCGCCATCATTCCAGCGAACATCAATCACGGCGAACTCGAGCCGATGATCATCGGGCGCAACTTCCTCGTGAAGATCAACGCCAACATCGGCAACTCTGCTGTCAGTTCCTCTGTCGAAGAAGAAATCGAAAAAATGGTCTGGGCGATCCGCTGGGGCGCCGATACCGTTATGGATCTTTCAACCGGCCGCAACATTCACACCACGCGCGAATGGATCATTCGTAACAGTCCTGTTCCGATCGGCACCGTGCCGATCTATCAGGCGCTCGAAAAATGCGGCGGCGATCCGATCGCGCTCACCTGGGAACTCTATCGCGACACGCTGATCGAGCAATGCGAACAGGGCGTCGACTACTTCACTATCCACGCGGGCGTGCGGTTGCCGTTCGTGCCGCTCACAGCCAACCGCGTTACCGGAATTGTCTCACGCGGCGGCTCGATCATGGCGAAGTGGTGCCTCGCGCATCATAGAGAGAGCTTTCTCTACGAACACTTCGAAGATATTTGCGACATCATGCGCGCCTACGACGTTTCCTTTTCGCTCGGAGACGGATTGCGGCCCGGTTCGATCGCAGACGCCAACGACCGCGCACAATTCGCCGAACTCGAAACACTTGGCGAATTGACCGAAATTGCCTGGCGAAAAGGCTGCCAGGTGATGATCGAAGGCCCCGGCCACGTGCCGATGCACAAGATCAAGGTCAACATGGAAAAGCAGCTCGCGGCCTGTGGAGAAGCCCCGTTCTATACGCTCGGACCGCTGACGACCGACATTGCGCCGGGGTACGACCACATCACGTCCGGCATCGGCGCGGCGATGATCGGTTGGTTCGGCTGCTCGATGCTTTGCTACGTCACACCGAAGGAACACCTCGGCCTGCCGAACCGAGACGACGTTAAAACCGGCGTCATCACTTACAAAATTGCGGCGCACGCAGCCGATCTGGCGAAGGGCCATCCAGCAGCCCAGCTGCGCGACGATGCACTGTCACGCGCTCGCTTCGATTTCCGCTGGCAGGATCAGTTCAACCTCTCCCTTGATCCCGACACGGCCGTCGCCTTCCATGACGAAACGCTGCCGAAGGACGCGCACAAGGTCGCCCACTTCTGCTCGATGTGCGGGCCGAAGTTCTGCTCGATGAAAATCACGCAGGACGTTCGCGACTACGCCGCTCGACTGGACGAGGCAGGCGTCGAGATCGCAGAGGAAACGACCGTCGTCGATCCGGACGCGGACGCCGCCCGGCAGGCGGGCATGAAGGAAATGAGCACCCGGTTCAAGGAATTGGGCGGTGACATTTATATCGACCCGCGAAAATCCTGA
- a CDS encoding osmoprotectant transporter permease, which yields MFMYRTFFAIDIAALFLALFYFFTGIGDGSITAFNIALWLGVLAAIIAILAMGYRLKSTGHRGTATTVLAILAVPAILAAAFVLSLLIAQPNWH from the coding sequence ATGTTCATGTATCGCACCTTCTTCGCCATCGACATCGCCGCGCTTTTCCTCGCGCTGTTCTACTTTTTCACGGGGATAGGTGACGGATCGATCACCGCCTTTAACATCGCTTTGTGGCTCGGCGTCCTTGCAGCAATTATTGCAATCCTCGCGATGGGATACCGCCTGAAGAGCACCGGGCATCGCGGAACGGCAACAACTGTTCTGGCGATCCTCGCCGTTCCCGCAATCCTTGCCGCCGCGTTCGTTCTATCGCTACTCATCGCGCAACCGAACTGGCACTGA